The genomic window CAATGAACCGATGGACACGCCGTCGCGATGCATCGCTTGCAGGGCGCGGGCACTGTGACGAGCCAAATCCAGCCACACAGGCTGACCGCTGGGTGCAAGCGCCGCGTGGGGAACGGTCAATCCCAAGGCTTCGGCGACCACCTGAGCCGTGGCAGCGGTGCCCAAAAATTGGCAACCTCCGCCGGGCGATCCACAGGCCCGGCAACCTTCCAAGGCCGCCTCTTCCAGCGTCATTTCGCCCTGCGTATAACGCGCCCCGATGGTTTGCACCTTGCCGGCATCTTCGCCCACCGTCGGCGGCAGCGTGACCCCGCCGGGCATCAGCACCGCCGGCAACCGGCCGATGCCGCACAGCGCCAACATCATCGCCGGCAAACCCTTGTCACATGTTGCGATCCCTAGCACGCCTTTGGCCTGCGGCAGCGAACGGATCAGCCGTCGCATGACAATCGCCGCATCGTTGCGATAGGGCAAACTATCAAACATGCCACGCGTGCCTTGAGTGCGTCCGTCACAGGGATCGCTGACATAAGCGGCAAAGGGCACTCCGCCGGCTTGACTGATAACTTCGGCGGCCGCTTTAACCAACAAGCCGACTTCCCAGTGACCGGTATGGTACCCCAACGCGATCGGCGTCCCATCTTCCGCTCGCATCCCGCCTTGCGTGCTAAGCATCAAGTACTGCTCACCCAAGGCGCGCCGCGGGTCCCAGCCCATGCCCGCGTTTTGGGTCAGACCAAACAAGTCGCCGCTGCTCCAGTTACGCAGCATTTGATCGGTCAGCGGCAATTGCCCCTGCGGCCCGGCCGCCCGGGTCTTGATGGTTCGCACATCGGCAGGCGGGTCAAACAAACGGTCAAGCGAACGAGCATCATCCTGAGACATTAAGCGGCTCTTGAAGTGGGCTTCCGGTCGTCGATTTGTTGTTGCAGGTATTCCATCGCCCGCCACAACTGCGGGTCCAGAGTGGGGTCGTCAAACGATCCGTCCTCGATGTTTTGTTCCTGCTCTTCGGCATTGCTGTCTTGCGTGGCGTCACTGTCGCTGCGTTTGTTCTCTTCAGCGCTGTTGTCCGAAGCGTCATTGCCCGAGTCCGGTTCCGGCGTCGCTCCCGGTTCCGGCACGGTCCCAAATTCCAAGTCCAATTCCGGTGCCGGATCGGGTTCGTCCCTATCGGCTTGCCAGGTAATCTCACGATCTTCCCAGACCGGATAAGTAGCTCGGCGCCAGCGTTTGCTGATCGCCTTGCGATCCTCGTCGCTCAATTCCACCTCCAGGCCCGGGTCGGGGGTCACGCCCCAAACGTCTTCGTCCTTGGCCTCTGGGGTGCGATGAATGTTTGCGCCGCTGGGTCGGTAGTAACGGGCGGTGGTCAATTTGAAGGCGCTGCGTCCGTATTCCAGCATCATCACCTGTTGCACGGTGCCTTTGCCGAACGAGCGAGTTCCGACGATCGCGGCGCGTTGATGGTCTTGCAAACAGCTGGAGACGATTTCGCTCGCACTAGCCGAATTACCATCGATCAGAATTGCCATCGGAATTTGGGGCTCGACCAGCGTGCCCGCGGTGGCTTGTTCCGAAGTCGCTTTGTGATCGCGGTCTCGGCCCCGCGTCGAAACGATTTCGCCCTCTTCGATGAACATG from Roseimaritima ulvae includes these protein-coding regions:
- a CDS encoding S41 family peptidase produces the protein MPLRNYHILLLVVVVSVLCHITARRTHSALIVGDAIDKIEKYYVDPVDHRQLLESAMKGLQTELDEHSQFIPPESFAQFEQSLAQEFAGIGVLVEQPEPNTPVRVITPLVGSPALRAGVLPGDRILKVDGEDVSTSTLREVSDRLGGVIGTEVKIVILRDDSEHVTLQVMREQIPLDSVLGDYRDEDSQWVYRVRNHPRIAMIRCTSFGEKTAAEMERALRTLDNDFDALILDLRGNPGGLLNAAVAVCDMFIEEGEIVSTRGRDRDHKATSEQATAGTLVEPQIPMAILIDGNSASASEIVSSCLQDHQRAAIVGTRSFGKGTVQQVMMLEYGRSAFKLTTARYYRPSGANIHRTPEAKDEDVWGVTPDPGLEVELSDEDRKAISKRWRRATYPVWEDREITWQADRDEPDPAPELDLEFGTVPEPGATPEPDSGNDASDNSAEENKRSDSDATQDSNAEEQEQNIEDGSFDDPTLDPQLWRAMEYLQQQIDDRKPTSRAA